A single genomic interval of Festucalex cinctus isolate MCC-2025b chromosome 16, RoL_Fcin_1.0, whole genome shotgun sequence harbors:
- the syt4 gene encoding synaptotagmin-4 isoform X1: MAPMTLEDGAQPVVVPAGVAVVSVFGLIFTASAFAWICCQRKNTKGQKTPPYKFVHMLKGVDIYPESLSGKKKFASATGMTANEVSKTDVNGNCHTATTLTASPKLPSSPGGSRPALHLDLEQRDLNGNFPTKAFHHHKVRSSPDLELPSPHAGFTQPGAIDRREPPSPSSAISSQAPTPAADEREGRLGTLHFALEYQPEKKAFIVHIKEAHGLSPTDEQSLTSDPYIKLTLLPEKKHRVKTRVLRKTLDPTFDETFSFYGIPLARVSELALQFMVLSFDRFSRDEIIGETLVPLSGIDLSEGRVLMSREIIKRNVKKSSGRGELLLSLCYQSTTNTLTVVVLKARHLPKNDNNGPSADPYVKVNLYHGKKRVCKKKTHVKKCAPNPVFNELFTFDLPSDEGLRDTSVELLLMDSDAGNGRCPKPVLGRLQMGTTVAGTAGEHWREICEHPRRQIAKWHAMSED; the protein is encoded by the exons ATGGCGCCGATGACGCTGGAGGATGGAGCCCAGCCTG TGGTGGTCCCAGCAGGTGTTGCGGTGGTCAGCGTCTTCGGCCTGATCTTCACTGCGTCTGCCTTTGCGTGGATCTGTTGCCAGCGCAAAAACACCAAAGGCCAGAAGACGCCGCCGTACAAGTTTGTGCACATGCTCAAAGGTGTCGACATCTATCCAGAGAGCCTGAGTGGCAAGAAGAAGTTTGCCTCCGCCACCGGCATGACAGCGAATGAAGTCAGTAAGACGGACGTTAATGGAAACTGCCACACCGCCACGACGCTCACGGCCAGTCCCAAGCTGCCGTCGAGTCCCGGCGGCTCCAGACCGGCCCTGCATCTGGACCTGGAGCAACGGGACCTCAACGGCAACTTCCCTACCAAAGCCTTTCACCACCACAAGGTGCGCAGTTCACCCGACTTGGAGCTGCCCTCGCCACATGCCGGCTTCACCCAGCCTGGCGCCATAGACCGTCGGGAACCCCCTTCACCGTCTAGCGCCATCTCCAGCCAGGCCCCTACTCCGGCTGCGGACGAGCGAGAGGGAAGACTTGGCACCCTCCATTTTGCCCTGGAGTACCAACCAGAGAAGAAGGCCTTCATTGTCCACATTAAG GAAGCTCATGGCCTGAGCCCAACCGACGAGCAGTCCTTGACCTCGGACCCGTACATCAAGCTGACCCTGCTACCAGAGAAGAAGCACCGGGTGAAGACCAGGGTGCTGAGGAAGACTCTGGACCCGACTTTTGATGAAACCTTCAGCTTCTACGGGATCCCGCTGGCCAGAGTGTCGGAACTGGCTCTGCAGTTTATGGTGCTCAGCTTTGACAGATTCTCCCGGGATGAGATCATCGGCGAGACCCTCGTCCCGCTTTCGGGAATCGACCTGTCCGAAGGCCGCGTGCTGATGAGCCGGGAGATCATCAAGAGGAATGTAAAG AAGTCGTCAGGCCGAGGCGAGTTGCTGCTTTCCTTGTGTTACCAGTCGACCACCAACACTCTGACCGTGGTGGTCCTCAAGGCCCGTCACCTGCCCAAGAATGACAACAACGGACCCTCAG cagatccATATGTCAAAGTCAACTTGTATCACGGGAAGAAGCGTGTgtgcaagaaaaaaacccaCGTGAAGAAATGCGCCCCCAACCCCGTCTTCAACGAGCTCTTCACCTTTGACCTGCCCTCCGACGAGGGCCTGAGAGACACCAGCGTGGAGCTGCTGCTGATGGACTCGGACGCAGGCAACGGCCGCTGCCCGAAACCGGTCCTCGGGCGCCTGCAGATGGGGACGACGGTGGCGGGCACCGCCGGCGAGCACTGGCGGGAGATCTGCGAGCACCCGCGGCGCCAGATTGCCAAGTGGCACGCCATGTCCGAGGATTAA
- the syt4 gene encoding synaptotagmin-4 isoform X2, translating to MAPMTLEDGAQPVVVPAGVAVVSVFGLIFTASAFAWICCQRKNTKGQKTPPYKFVHMLKGVDIYPESLSGKKKFASATGMTANEVSKTDVNGNCHTATTLTASPKLPSSPGGSRPALHLDLEQRDLNGNFPTKAFHHHKVRSSPDLELPSPHAGFTQPGAIDRREPPSPSSAISSQAPTPAADEREGRLGTLHFALEYQPEKKAFIVHIKEAHGLSPTDEQSLTSDPYIKLTLLPEKKHRVKTRVLRKTLDPTFDETFSFYGIPLARVSELALQFMVLSFDRFSRDEIIGETLVPLSGIDLSEGRVLMSREIIKRNVKKSSGRGELLLSLCYQSTTNTLTVVVLKARHLPKNDNNGPSDPYVKVNLYHGKKRVCKKKTHVKKCAPNPVFNELFTFDLPSDEGLRDTSVELLLMDSDAGNGRCPKPVLGRLQMGTTVAGTAGEHWREICEHPRRQIAKWHAMSED from the exons ATGGCGCCGATGACGCTGGAGGATGGAGCCCAGCCTG TGGTGGTCCCAGCAGGTGTTGCGGTGGTCAGCGTCTTCGGCCTGATCTTCACTGCGTCTGCCTTTGCGTGGATCTGTTGCCAGCGCAAAAACACCAAAGGCCAGAAGACGCCGCCGTACAAGTTTGTGCACATGCTCAAAGGTGTCGACATCTATCCAGAGAGCCTGAGTGGCAAGAAGAAGTTTGCCTCCGCCACCGGCATGACAGCGAATGAAGTCAGTAAGACGGACGTTAATGGAAACTGCCACACCGCCACGACGCTCACGGCCAGTCCCAAGCTGCCGTCGAGTCCCGGCGGCTCCAGACCGGCCCTGCATCTGGACCTGGAGCAACGGGACCTCAACGGCAACTTCCCTACCAAAGCCTTTCACCACCACAAGGTGCGCAGTTCACCCGACTTGGAGCTGCCCTCGCCACATGCCGGCTTCACCCAGCCTGGCGCCATAGACCGTCGGGAACCCCCTTCACCGTCTAGCGCCATCTCCAGCCAGGCCCCTACTCCGGCTGCGGACGAGCGAGAGGGAAGACTTGGCACCCTCCATTTTGCCCTGGAGTACCAACCAGAGAAGAAGGCCTTCATTGTCCACATTAAG GAAGCTCATGGCCTGAGCCCAACCGACGAGCAGTCCTTGACCTCGGACCCGTACATCAAGCTGACCCTGCTACCAGAGAAGAAGCACCGGGTGAAGACCAGGGTGCTGAGGAAGACTCTGGACCCGACTTTTGATGAAACCTTCAGCTTCTACGGGATCCCGCTGGCCAGAGTGTCGGAACTGGCTCTGCAGTTTATGGTGCTCAGCTTTGACAGATTCTCCCGGGATGAGATCATCGGCGAGACCCTCGTCCCGCTTTCGGGAATCGACCTGTCCGAAGGCCGCGTGCTGATGAGCCGGGAGATCATCAAGAGGAATGTAAAG AAGTCGTCAGGCCGAGGCGAGTTGCTGCTTTCCTTGTGTTACCAGTCGACCACCAACACTCTGACCGTGGTGGTCCTCAAGGCCCGTCACCTGCCCAAGAATGACAACAACGGACCCTCAG atccATATGTCAAAGTCAACTTGTATCACGGGAAGAAGCGTGTgtgcaagaaaaaaacccaCGTGAAGAAATGCGCCCCCAACCCCGTCTTCAACGAGCTCTTCACCTTTGACCTGCCCTCCGACGAGGGCCTGAGAGACACCAGCGTGGAGCTGCTGCTGATGGACTCGGACGCAGGCAACGGCCGCTGCCCGAAACCGGTCCTCGGGCGCCTGCAGATGGGGACGACGGTGGCGGGCACCGCCGGCGAGCACTGGCGGGAGATCTGCGAGCACCCGCGGCGCCAGATTGCCAAGTGGCACGCCATGTCCGAGGATTAA
- the LOC144003808 gene encoding uncharacterized protein LOC144003808 — MARTSGRSLYLAFTLLCLLGLTHSLHDKEAFENNLKVLQQLLETLKVEHKALNGLGLVLQENVKPIKDYLDNQTPDVPSLLIVKKAIDLLMKQAESILGMSEDLNNQIMRLEKNAEIQEKQVKLLGELYDEL; from the exons ATGGCAAGAACCTCGGGCAGAAGCCTTTACCTGGCCTTCACGTTGCTCTGTCTGCTTGGCCTCACCCACTCGCTGCATGACAAG GAAGCATTTGAAAATAACTTGAAAGTATTACAGCAACTGTTGGAGACATTAAAG GTGGAGCATAAGGCTTTGAATGGACTAGGGTTAGTCCTACAAGAAAACGTGAAGCCCATCAAGGACTATCTCGACAATCAGACACCAGATGTTCCGTCACTGCTCATAGTAAAGAAGGCCATCGACCTCCTTATGAAGCAAGCTGAGTCCATCTTGGGTATGTCGGAAGACTTAAATAACCAGATCATgcgtttggagaaaaacgcgGAAATCCAGGAGAAGCAGGTGAAACTCCTGGGGGAGTTGTACGATGAACTCTAA
- the sema4f gene encoding semaphorin-4F isoform X1, with product MSRIRMTPAGVMFILLPVSCLLTGAAWAATVSGRQYTVLGQQEFGSVSNFSTFLMDPTSGVLFLGARDTIVAVDTNKMNDPPRMVIWDVPQENRNTCMTKGKTEGECRNYILLLEFHPNGRHIYVCGTYAFDPKCAFLEIASFTLKRDANGQVTTEIGRKKVPFDPRKPFTAVMTGDILYAATSINFRGTEFDITRATGPEQKQVRSEQKVHWLDEPDFVSSAVVELSADSNVTGEDDRIYFFFNEAAMEYNFYSKVRVPRVARVCKSDVGGLRTLQQHWTTFLKAALVCEDKLQHQRFDVLVDVFTLRHSPQEALSTHFYGLFTTQWDPEQSAVCVFSVSDIISAMNGPFKKRNDKVDTPTPVGSPRPGQCLNNALKSEGFDSSLKMPDNLLAYVRNHPLMQQSVDAAPLLVRRVAYTKLAVTLIGRREGQGEAMLHLGTDYGELHQMAVIGENATLLREIPLFEPTEPVNNILLHQGWVVVGSPLSLARIQSEECTLYLSCKLCGQFRELGCEWDGSKERCVRSTVAPGSGDIIEEALRKCDTQEERCSPPIKELHVSLGLRLLLPCAQLSPRPCSWEHPHNSLTKLRHPDLEVTVTRDGLGSYICTCQEGQIHDPTPCRRAAYHLTLEGPSTAGSVAGCTRHVVAFYVLFFFAGLLFGVMLFHFAKRRNAGGLREGVGRNLLGSSSDAPQPGLCLTEKCNGIAATAADTSQVRKQGNGSRHGNSVRATTAGGKARNGGGNTTSYANYNILSVDVLDGGTARREGGGSEGGEKESLEGAEMDEGLGEGMTGLEEEFANFPMFKSPAPLAPCEESSI from the exons ATACTGTTTTGGGTCAGCAGGAGTTTGGGTCTGTGTCCAACTTCAGCACATTCCTGATGGATCCCACGTCAGGTGTTCTCTTCCTGGGCGCCAGGGATACCATCGTGGCAGTGGACACCAACAAGATGAATGATCCACCTCGCATG GTGATTTGGGACGTGCCGCAGGAGAACAGAAATACTTGTATGACGAAAGGAAAGACAGAG GGTGAGTGCCGGAACTACATCCTGCTTTTGGAGTTTCACCCTAACGGACGACACATCTACGTGTGTGGCACGTACGCCTTCGACCCAAAGTGTGCCTTCCTG GAGATAGCCTCCTTCACCTTGAAGAGGGATGCCAATGGGCAGGTGACCACGGAGATAGGGAGGAAGAAGGTCCCCTTTGACCCCAGGAAGCCATTCACAGCTGTTATGACAG GTGACATCCTGTATGCCGCCACTTCCATCAACTTCCGCGGGACGGAGTTTGACATCACCCGGGCAACGGGGCCGGAGCAGAAGCAGGTCCGAAGTGAGCAGAAAGTGCACTGGCTTGATG AGCCCGACTTTGTGAGCTCAGCTGTCGTGGAGCTGTCGGCTGACAGCAACGTGACGGGAGAGGATGACAGGATTTACTTCTTTTTCAATGAGGCAGCTATGGAGTACAACTTCTATTCCAAAGTTCGAGTGCCCAGAGTGGCACGAGTGTGCAAG TCTGACGTGGGAGGTCTCAGGACCCTGCAACAGCATTGGACCACCTTTCTCAAGGCGGCACTGGTGTGTGAGGACAAACTCCAACATCAGCGTTTCGACGTTTTGGTGGACGTTTTCACATTGCGACATTCACCCCAAGAAGCCCTCAGCACACACTTCTATGGACTTTTCACCACACAGTG GGATCCCGAGCAGTCAGCggtgtgtgttttcagtgtgTCAGACATCATCAGTGCAATGAACGGCCCCTTCAAGAAGCGCAATGACAAAGTCGATACGCCCACACCGGTGGGCTCGCCGAGGCCTGGCCAG TGTCTGAATAATGCGCTGAAGTCAGAGGGCTTCGACTCCTCCCTGAAAATGCCTGACAACCTGTTGGCGTACGTGAGGAATCACCCCCTCATGCAGCAGAGTGTCGACGCAGCGCCCCTACTGGTCAGAAGAGTCGCGTACACCAAGCTGGCCGTCACGCTGATAGGCCGCAGAGAGGGCCAAGGAGAAGCAATGCTGCACCTTGGGACAG ACTATGGAGAGCTCCATCAGATGGCGGTAATAGGCGAGAATGCCACTTTACTCCGCGAGATTCCTTTATTTGAGCCGACAGAACCGGTCAACAATATTTTGCTGCACCAA GGTTGGGTGGTGGTGGGCAGCCCGCTGTCTCTAGCTCGCATCCAGTCTGAAGAATGCACGCTCTATTTGAGCTGTAAATTGTGCGGCCAGTTCCGAGAACTGGGCTGCGAGTGGGATGGCAGCAAGGAACGCTGCGTTCGATCCACAGTGGC GCCTGGCAGTGGGGACATAATAGAAGAAGCATTAAGGAAATGTGACACCCAGGAAG AGCGCTGTTCTCCGCCCATCAAGGAGCTGCACGTGTCCCTGGGTCTGCGTCTCCTGTTGCCATGTGCTCAGCTGTCTCCCAGGCCCTGTAGCTGGGAGCACCCCCACAACAGTCTCACCAAGCTGCGCCACCCGGACCTGGAGGTGACCGTCACCAGAGACGGATTGGGAAGTTACATCTGCACATGCCAG GAAGGCCAAATCCATGACCCCACTCCTTGCCGTCGAGCGGCCTATCACCTGACCCTCGAGGGCCCCAGCACTGCGGGATCCGTGGCGGGATGCACCCGTCACGTGGTTGCCTTCTATGTCCTCTTTTTCTTTGCGGGGTTGCTTTTCGGGGTGATGCTCTTCCACTTTGCCAAACGTCGGAATGCCGGCGGTCTGCGGGAAGGGGTGGGGCGGAACTTGCTGGGCTCCTCCTCCGACGCCCCGCAACCAGGGTTGTGTTTGACGGAGAAATGCAACGGGATCGCGGCCACGGCCGCCGATACCAGCCAAGTCCGGAAGCAGGGAAACGGcagtcgccacggcaacagtgtGAGGGCCACAACAGCCGGCGGCAAAGCCAGAAACGGAGGCGGGAACACTACTTCGTATGCTAACTACAACATTTTATCTGTAGACGTTCTGGACGGAGGGACTGCCAGAAGGGAGGGGGGAGGTTCCGAGGGCGGGGAGAAGGAGTCACTTGAGGGGGCTGAAATGGATGAGGGCCTGGGTGAAGGGATGACGGGACTAGAGGAAGAATTTGCCAACTTCCCCATGTTTAAATCACCAGCACCCCTTGCTCCATGTGAAGAAAGCTCCATTTGA
- the sema4f gene encoding semaphorin-4F isoform X2, producing MDPTSGVLFLGARDTIVAVDTNKMNDPPRMVIWDVPQENRNTCMTKGKTEGECRNYILLLEFHPNGRHIYVCGTYAFDPKCAFLEIASFTLKRDANGQVTTEIGRKKVPFDPRKPFTAVMTGDILYAATSINFRGTEFDITRATGPEQKQVRSEQKVHWLDEPDFVSSAVVELSADSNVTGEDDRIYFFFNEAAMEYNFYSKVRVPRVARVCKSDVGGLRTLQQHWTTFLKAALVCEDKLQHQRFDVLVDVFTLRHSPQEALSTHFYGLFTTQWDPEQSAVCVFSVSDIISAMNGPFKKRNDKVDTPTPVGSPRPGQCLNNALKSEGFDSSLKMPDNLLAYVRNHPLMQQSVDAAPLLVRRVAYTKLAVTLIGRREGQGEAMLHLGTDYGELHQMAVIGENATLLREIPLFEPTEPVNNILLHQGWVVVGSPLSLARIQSEECTLYLSCKLCGQFRELGCEWDGSKERCVRSTVAPGSGDIIEEALRKCDTQEERCSPPIKELHVSLGLRLLLPCAQLSPRPCSWEHPHNSLTKLRHPDLEVTVTRDGLGSYICTCQEGQIHDPTPCRRAAYHLTLEGPSTAGSVAGCTRHVVAFYVLFFFAGLLFGVMLFHFAKRRNAGGLREGVGRNLLGSSSDAPQPGLCLTEKCNGIAATAADTSQVRKQGNGSRHGNSVRATTAGGKARNGGGNTTSYANYNILSVDVLDGGTARREGGGSEGGEKESLEGAEMDEGLGEGMTGLEEEFANFPMFKSPAPLAPCEESSI from the exons ATGGATCCCACGTCAGGTGTTCTCTTCCTGGGCGCCAGGGATACCATCGTGGCAGTGGACACCAACAAGATGAATGATCCACCTCGCATG GTGATTTGGGACGTGCCGCAGGAGAACAGAAATACTTGTATGACGAAAGGAAAGACAGAG GGTGAGTGCCGGAACTACATCCTGCTTTTGGAGTTTCACCCTAACGGACGACACATCTACGTGTGTGGCACGTACGCCTTCGACCCAAAGTGTGCCTTCCTG GAGATAGCCTCCTTCACCTTGAAGAGGGATGCCAATGGGCAGGTGACCACGGAGATAGGGAGGAAGAAGGTCCCCTTTGACCCCAGGAAGCCATTCACAGCTGTTATGACAG GTGACATCCTGTATGCCGCCACTTCCATCAACTTCCGCGGGACGGAGTTTGACATCACCCGGGCAACGGGGCCGGAGCAGAAGCAGGTCCGAAGTGAGCAGAAAGTGCACTGGCTTGATG AGCCCGACTTTGTGAGCTCAGCTGTCGTGGAGCTGTCGGCTGACAGCAACGTGACGGGAGAGGATGACAGGATTTACTTCTTTTTCAATGAGGCAGCTATGGAGTACAACTTCTATTCCAAAGTTCGAGTGCCCAGAGTGGCACGAGTGTGCAAG TCTGACGTGGGAGGTCTCAGGACCCTGCAACAGCATTGGACCACCTTTCTCAAGGCGGCACTGGTGTGTGAGGACAAACTCCAACATCAGCGTTTCGACGTTTTGGTGGACGTTTTCACATTGCGACATTCACCCCAAGAAGCCCTCAGCACACACTTCTATGGACTTTTCACCACACAGTG GGATCCCGAGCAGTCAGCggtgtgtgttttcagtgtgTCAGACATCATCAGTGCAATGAACGGCCCCTTCAAGAAGCGCAATGACAAAGTCGATACGCCCACACCGGTGGGCTCGCCGAGGCCTGGCCAG TGTCTGAATAATGCGCTGAAGTCAGAGGGCTTCGACTCCTCCCTGAAAATGCCTGACAACCTGTTGGCGTACGTGAGGAATCACCCCCTCATGCAGCAGAGTGTCGACGCAGCGCCCCTACTGGTCAGAAGAGTCGCGTACACCAAGCTGGCCGTCACGCTGATAGGCCGCAGAGAGGGCCAAGGAGAAGCAATGCTGCACCTTGGGACAG ACTATGGAGAGCTCCATCAGATGGCGGTAATAGGCGAGAATGCCACTTTACTCCGCGAGATTCCTTTATTTGAGCCGACAGAACCGGTCAACAATATTTTGCTGCACCAA GGTTGGGTGGTGGTGGGCAGCCCGCTGTCTCTAGCTCGCATCCAGTCTGAAGAATGCACGCTCTATTTGAGCTGTAAATTGTGCGGCCAGTTCCGAGAACTGGGCTGCGAGTGGGATGGCAGCAAGGAACGCTGCGTTCGATCCACAGTGGC GCCTGGCAGTGGGGACATAATAGAAGAAGCATTAAGGAAATGTGACACCCAGGAAG AGCGCTGTTCTCCGCCCATCAAGGAGCTGCACGTGTCCCTGGGTCTGCGTCTCCTGTTGCCATGTGCTCAGCTGTCTCCCAGGCCCTGTAGCTGGGAGCACCCCCACAACAGTCTCACCAAGCTGCGCCACCCGGACCTGGAGGTGACCGTCACCAGAGACGGATTGGGAAGTTACATCTGCACATGCCAG GAAGGCCAAATCCATGACCCCACTCCTTGCCGTCGAGCGGCCTATCACCTGACCCTCGAGGGCCCCAGCACTGCGGGATCCGTGGCGGGATGCACCCGTCACGTGGTTGCCTTCTATGTCCTCTTTTTCTTTGCGGGGTTGCTTTTCGGGGTGATGCTCTTCCACTTTGCCAAACGTCGGAATGCCGGCGGTCTGCGGGAAGGGGTGGGGCGGAACTTGCTGGGCTCCTCCTCCGACGCCCCGCAACCAGGGTTGTGTTTGACGGAGAAATGCAACGGGATCGCGGCCACGGCCGCCGATACCAGCCAAGTCCGGAAGCAGGGAAACGGcagtcgccacggcaacagtgtGAGGGCCACAACAGCCGGCGGCAAAGCCAGAAACGGAGGCGGGAACACTACTTCGTATGCTAACTACAACATTTTATCTGTAGACGTTCTGGACGGAGGGACTGCCAGAAGGGAGGGGGGAGGTTCCGAGGGCGGGGAGAAGGAGTCACTTGAGGGGGCTGAAATGGATGAGGGCCTGGGTGAAGGGATGACGGGACTAGAGGAAGAATTTGCCAACTTCCCCATGTTTAAATCACCAGCACCCCTTGCTCCATGTGAAGAAAGCTCCATTTGA